One Huiozyma naganishii CBS 8797 chromosome 5, complete genome DNA segment encodes these proteins:
- the MTG2 gene encoding putative GTPase MTG2 (similar to Saccharomyces cerevisiae MTG2 (YHR168W); ancestral locus Anc_5.70) gives MLLRSPQNALPRCCTRICSNLYSTIPDNSPSLDENEGWLNSLAGSSSIVPELPSTMSDSHKGKRFDYELISKVRDRFHIKAPLVNFTSVNYLKRFNNHIHHQTQNNFIDLRIIQCKSGRGGNGAISFHRDANRRVGPPNGGDGGQGGSVYVQAVEGMNSLAKLKAKYTAGEGSDGGSDQLDGASGKDLLIKVPIGTTVRWCLNPKEVRDIVGREMGKDLSKSLKEVLDTVQVPVQCDAQEQILLHREDYEPGKGWIFKDKTEEYHKQKQWFTEFNEKMMQYDKEVKREEFFQDHFPLFGIDLDNITEKPIRILKGGHGGLGNMHFLTSMIRNPRFAKQGRSGIEAHFLFELKVIADLGLVGLPNAGKSTILNCISNAKPEIGHWEFTTLVPTIGTVMRNAHTGDSFTVADIPGIVKDARLDRGMGLEFLKHIERSKGWIFVVSLENTDPVQDLLTLIGEVGGLEKVNQKKILVVGNKADTDPNTNSTQQKFLSLQEFCLQNEWDSIPISALKKHNIELLVQKMEQLA, from the coding sequence ATGTTGCTTCGATCTCCACAAAACGCACTACCACGATGCTGCACTCGCATCTGCAGTAACCTATATTCAACTATTCCTGATAACAGCCCGAGTCTCGACGAAAATGAAGGTTGGTTGAACAGTTTAGCAGGGTCTTCATCAATAGTTCCCGAATTGCCATCAACGATGTCCGATTCCCACAAGGGGAAGCGATTTGACTACGAGCTGATATCTAAAGTGCGTGATAGGTTTCATATTAAGGCGCCCCTGGTCAACTTCACCTCTGTCAATTACCTCAAACGGTTCAACAACCACATCCATCATCAAACGCAGAATAACTTCATCGATCTACGAATCATTCAATGCAAAAGTGGGAGGGGTGGGAATGGCGCCATATCATTCCACCGGGACGCTAATCGACGGGTGGGGCCCCCGAACGGCGGTGATGGAGGGCAAGGTGGCAGCGTATACGTGCAAGCCGTGGAGGGAATGAACTCTCTGGCGAAACTGAAGGCCAAGTATACTGCCGGTGAGGGTTCCGATGGTGGGTCGGACCAGTTGGACGGGGCCTCCGGTAAAGACCTCCTAATTAAAGTGCCTATAGGTACTACGGTTCGGTGGTGCTTAAATCCAAAGGAGGTAAGGGATATTGTAGGGCGGGAAATGGGGAAAGATCTGAGCAAGAGTTTGAAAGAAGTTTTGGACACGGTTcaagttccagttcaaTGTGACGCGCAAGAACAGATCCTATTGCACAGAGAGGACTACGAACCGGGGAAAGGCTGGATTTTCAAGGACAAGACGGAGGAGTACCATAAACAGAAGCAATGGTTCACCGAATTCAACGAGAAGATGATGCAATACGACAAGGAAGTGAAAAGAGAGGAGTTCTTTCAAGACCACTTCCCTTTGTTTGGAATCGATCTTGACAATATAACCGAGAAACCGATCAGAATACTGAAGGGCGGCCACGGCGGATTGGGAAACATGCACTTCCTCACCAGTATGATCAGAAACCCACGGTTTGCAAAGCAGGGCAGGTCAGGTATAGAGGCgcattttttgtttgaacTGAAAGTCATCGCGGACCTTGGGCTCGTCGGGTTACCCAACGCTGGGAAGTCGACCATTCTAAACTGCATCTCCAATGCCAAACCGGAGATCGGCCACTGGGAATTTACCACCCTCGTACCCACCATCGGAACAGTCATGAGAAATGCACATACAGGAGACAGTTTTACCGTTGCAGACATCCCAGGAATTGTCAAAGACGCACGGCTGGATAGAGGCATGGGacttgaatttttgaagcacATTGAAAGGTCCAAGGGCTGGATCTTTGTCGTCTCCCTTGAAAACACGGACCCTGTCCAGGACCTATTAACCCTGATCGGAGAAGTCGGTGGcctggagaaagtgaatcaaaagaaaattctCGTTGTAGGAAACAAGGCAGATACGGACCCAAATACAAACTCGACACAACAGAAGTTTCTCTCATTGCAAGAGTTCTGCCTACAAAACGAATGGGACAGCATCCCAATCAGCGCACTGAAAAAACATAATATCGAGCTGCTCGTGCAGAAGATGGAGCAATTGGCCTGA
- the NMD3 gene encoding ribosome-binding protein NMD3 (similar to Saccharomyces cerevisiae NMD3 (YHR170W); ancestral locus Anc_5.67): protein MDQSQLQFQSGHQHQHVSTVLCCNCGTPIDGSSGMVMCYDCIKMTVDITQGIPREANISFCRNCERFLQPPGQWIKADLESRELLAICLRRLKGLTKVRLIDASFIWTEPHSRRIRLKLTVQGEAMANTIIQQTFEVEYVVLAMQCPDCAKSYTTHTWRAVVQIRQKVAHKRTFLYLEQLILKHNAHVDTVSISESKDGLDFFYAQKNHAVKMIDFLSAVVPVKYKKSEELISQDTQSGSSTYKFSYSVEIVPICRDDLVVLPKKLAKSMGNISQFVLCSKVSNYLQFLDPSTLQTAELSPSVYWREPFYSLADVSQLTEFIVLDVDPTAISRGKLVLADITIARAADLGVNDQCYYIKSHLGAICHAGDTVMGYFVANSNYNNQLYDALNGDYIPDVVLVKKLYRRKNRKNRKWKLKRMAREHKDIDAAEDYTSRAQKQEMERAEKDYELFLQELEEDDELRQNINLYKNRQFAPTNPNPNGVEEAEEEEDADAPEINIDELLDELDEMTLEDSEMRDADM, encoded by the coding sequence ATGGATCAGAGCCAGTTGCAGTTCCAGAGTGGGCACCAACACCAACATGTTTCCACAGTGCTGTGTTGCAACTGTGGGACGCCTATTGATGGGTCTTCCGGTATGGTCATGTGTTACGACTGTATCAAGATGACCGTGGATATTACGCAAGGTATTCCACGGGAGGCCAACATCAGTTTCTGTAGAAACTGTGAGCGGTTCTTGCAGCCACCCGGGCAGTGGATTAAGGCTGATTTGGAATCCAGGGAGCTTTTGGCGATCTGTTTGAGGAGATTGAAAGGTTTGACCAAAGTGCGTCTGATTGACGCCTCGTTTATCTGGACAGAACCGCACTCCAGACGTATCAGATTGAAGCTGACTGTGCAAGGTGAAGCCATGGCGAATACCATCATTCAGCAAACTTTCGAGGTCGAATACGTTGTCCTTGCCATGCAGTGCCCAGACTGTGCCAAGTCGTACACTACGCACACGTGGAGAGCCGTTGTCCAAATAAGACAGAAGGTGGCCCATAAGAGGACCTTCTTATACTTGGAACAGTTGATCTTGAAGCATAACGCTCATGTCGACACCGTCTCGATCAGTGAGTCTAAGGACGGTTTGGATTTCTTCTACGCTCAAAAGAACCATGCAGTCAAGATGATTGATTTCTTGAGCGCTGTGGTCCCTGTAAAATACAAGAAATCAGAGGAACTGATTTCTCAAGACACACAAAGTGGGTCCTCCACTTACAAATTTTCGTACTCCGTTGAAATCGTGCCCATATGTAGGGATGACTTAGTCGTGCTCCCCAAGAAACTGGCCAAATCGATGGGTAACATCTCTCAGTTTGTTCTATGCAGTAAAGTGTCGAACTACCTACAATTTTTGGATCCATCTACTTTGCAGACAGCTGAACTGTCTCCCTCAGTCTACTGGAGGGAACCTTTCTACTCGCTGGCCGACGTTTCTCAACTGACAGAATTCATCGTTTTGGATGTGGATCCAACTGCCATAAGTAGAGGGAAATTGGTCCTTGCTGATATCACGATTGCCAGAGCAGCGGACCTTGGCGTCAACGACCAGTGCTACTATATCAAATCGCATTTGGGTGCCATTTGTCACGCAGGTGACACGGTCATGGGCTATTTCGTCGCCAATTCAAACTATAACAACCAGTTGTACGACGCTTTGAACGGCGACTATATTCCAGATGTTGTCTTGGTGAAGAAACTGTACCGTAGAAAGAACAGAAAGAATAGAAAGTGGAAGCTGAAGAGAATGGCCAGAGAGCATAAGGATATCGATGCCGCGGAAGACTACACTTCCAGAGCTCAAAAGCAGGAAATGGAGCGTGCAGAGAAGGACTACGAATTGTTTTTGCAAGAGCTGGAGGAAGATGATGAGTTGAGACAGAATATCAACCTGTACAAGAACAGGCAATTTGCGCCAACGAATCCAAATCCAAACGGCGTGGAAGAggcagaagaggaggaggatgcTGATGCACCTGAAATCAACATCGATGAACTGTTGGATGAGTTGGATGAAATGACTTTGGAAGACTCTGAGATGAGAGACGCCGATATGTGA
- the CDC23 gene encoding anaphase promoting complex subunit CDC23 (similar to Saccharomyces cerevisiae CDC23 (YHR166C); ancestral locus Anc_5.72) — protein sequence MQGDTLESAQLKILEGVKLGLRRSARELSQWKLYKSAKWSAEALHGLTNVTIDTNAADSSTTQDNDSPLRNRINMAIPSSPQVPAEQVSGPYMGLTESEYDLYLFISTLFDCKEFDRCVFFLRDAEEPRLKFLQFYSEYLSWDKKTRESTENVLMTGKPDKKSEKELSEKHLLGSNFLQDNTQKQSEGVFTSETGQQTSLAIILNELRVYLKKLDQRSANTLGLALLHYLKGVLLNRQGNKSHALSAFLESLSYYTFNWTCWLELLDCITRPDESSLILRHLNEKFIIKGDEPVSQNVPENNIMLQFFKLALLQEFNYSGSVDEFFFILENLLILLPNFTYLKSQSAIMNYNYMDYSVAENIFDNIFKCDPYRLEDLDIYSNILYVMQKHSKLAYLAQYVSHVDRFRPETCCIVANYYSARQEHEKSIMYFRRALVLNKKSTSAWTLMGHEFVELKNSHAAIECYRRAVDINERDYKAWFGLGQAYEVLDMHLYSLYYFQKACTLKPLDRRMWQALAECYGLLKNSEQAIECYRRALQLSSNAGQDVLLLFRMAEQYELILDIESCKQNMLKCVALEDSSDGSFVTDETVKARLWLARYEMRMHNYQEAYDYAKRISNGTSQEIEEARTIARNCRQLFN from the coding sequence ATGCAAGGCGACACTTTGGAATCAGCTCAACTGAAAATCCTTGAAGGAGTTAAACTCGGACTGAGGCGTTCTGCAAGGGAACTCTCTCAATGGAAATTGTACAAGTCGGCGAAATGGTCCGCGGAAGCGCTACACGGACTCACCAACGTTACCATAGATACGAACGCCGCGGATAGCTCTACGACACAGGACAATGATTCTCCATTGAGGAATAGAATTAATATGGCGATCCCAAGCTCGCCCCAGGTACCCGCGGAACAGGTCAGCGGACCATATATGGGTCTAACAGAAAGTGAATATGACCTCTATTTGTTTATTTCTACGCTCTTTGACTGCAAAGAGTTTGACAGATGTGTCTTTTTCTTAAGAGATGCTGAAGAACCGAGGTTGAAGTTTTTGCAGTTCTATAGTGAATACCTGTCCTGGGACAAGAAAACAAGAGAATCCACTGAAAATGTTTTGATGACCGGCAAACCCGACAAGAAGAGCGAAAAAGAACTAAGTGAAAAACACCTATTGGGTAGCAATTTTCTACAAGACAATACACAGAAGCAATCTGAAGGAGTTTTCACTTCAGAAACCGGACAGCAGACAAGCTTGGCGATAATACTCAACGAATTAAGGGTttacttgaagaaattggatCAGAGGTCCGCAAACACGCTTGGATTGGCTTTATTGCATTATTTAAAAGGTGTTTTACTCAATCGACAAGGAAACAAATCTCATGCGCTGTCTGCATTCCTAGAATCGCTTAGCTATTACACCTTCAATTGGACTTGCTGGCTCGAATTACTAGACTGTATAACGCGTCCAGATGAATCTTCACTGATATTGAGACACTTAAACGAAAAGTTTATAATAAAAGGGGACGAACCGGTCTCTCAAAATGTACCGGAGAACAACATCATgcttcaattcttcaaactgGCTTTATTACAGGAATTCAATTATAGCGGATCCGTCGACGAATTTTTCTTCATATTGGAGAACTTGCTCATCCTGCTACCAAATTTCACTTATCTGAAATCCCAAAGTGCCATAATGAACTATAACTATATGGATTACAGTGTGGCAGAGAACATTTTTGATAACATATTCAAGTGTGATCCCTACCGCTTGGAAGATCTGGACATATATTCAAATATTCTCTACGTGATGCAAAAACACTCAAAATTGGCGTACCTGGCACAATATGTGTCTCATGTTGATAGGTTTCGGCCGGAAACCTGTTGTATTGTTGCAAATTACTACAGCGCCAGACAAGAACACGAAAAGTCAATCATGTACTTTCGGAGAGCCCTggttttgaacaaaaagtCCACAAGTGCATGGACGCTCATGGGCCACGAATTTGTGGAGCTAAAAAATTCACACGCGGCCATCGAATGCTATAGGAGAGCTGTTGATATTAATGAGAGGGACTATAAAGCGTGGTTTGGCCTCGGGCAAGCTTATGAAGTATTAGACATGCATTTGTACTCATTGTACTACTTCCAGAAAGCCTGTACACTAAAACCTCTAGATAGAAGGATGTGGCAAGCACTCGCTGAATGCTACGGGCTATTAAAGAACTCAGAACAAGCCATCGAATGCTATCGAAGGGCCCTGCAACTCTCATCTAATGCAGGCCAGGATGTACTACTGCTGTTCAGGATGGCAGAACAATACGAACTAATATTAGACATAGAAAGCTGCAAACAAAATATGTTGAAATGTGTCGCTCTCGAGGACAGCAGCGATGGAAGCTTCGTCACGGACGAAACCGTGAAAGCGCGCTTATGGCTCGCTCGGTACGAAATGAGAATGCACAACTACCAAGAGGCCTACGATTACGCCAAAAGAATATCCAATGGAACATCACAAGAGATTGAGGAGGCGAGAACAATTGCAAGAAACTGCCGACAGCTCTTCAACTGA
- the SPC97 gene encoding gamma-tubulin-complex subunit SPC97 (similar to Saccharomyces cerevisiae SPC97 (YHR172W); ancestral locus Anc_5.63): protein MEVRPVEDHVELISTNDINYGTAGERTEEHPILARCVNYEPLSNEQPKLTLYPLDQLNNLSNAADSGRLQESLVVHDLLNNLLGLSGTYIRYNNDYDPYKGGVPEFKVVKKMDASLKSISKKMLQLGSYYVALTHASEKWSDISYGIVLQRLSYEIRKFINDVYLKLIVERLEREFKENPTFSIREMKQIINDTEVGKQLSILHNLVLEIDDEMRVRSTTDLSQMSLDGLMSELNEFSQDDDLMPILIERKISPVAKGGTILKILHKMILENLGDRSSVEFMRLLLISISDNYYKVLDDWMTQGELNDPYDEFMIVNTMKNITNMNITNPTECDRIWLTQYGIRKDGLLAKFEGTNGNSLLFKILTTGKLLNLIRRTLDITKIPLGEPNGSMASPLDNFHVSNFVELLEGTNFELYVDKWYNRANKLSLKLLFNGYNLTTILLDLQSQFFGFKNGNSWNAFYDLSINDLTRQFSNSNRMFMESKLSHNFKLRKHDGGKERLVPYLMTLQMGARPFRDLITEYIKSENQTVRENNATGDGRISNFDTLRDMVMQEFEQAISSTAETNSSSTSNTPPQASIHYLKFDIPIPYPLNVVVNRSCISQYQLINRYLNLLNYHSKILDETWIEINKNKIWKYKGFSGDIQKGIIRRARIVHNSMNNFVKCISEYFYQDVIDHEMSRCYEQSSLVSVTNLQNALTESLTNILHDGCVIELIDLQLQIFDIINKFCKFVTSMRRRLCRLDYNLYKHYFGAEDEAGNGYNEEDLISKVPEYAEFVSQVDHSFRQHRDAMLEGMWHRYNGTQHPLMALRNQMAAVSDHGNRLMASCRYGGIH, encoded by the coding sequence ATGGAGGTGCGTCCGGTGGAAGATCATGTGGAACTAATATCAACGAATGATATAAACTATGGGACGGCTGGTGAGAGGACTGAGGAGCATCCGATATTGGCCCGTTGTGTAAACTATGAACCGCTTTCCAATGAGCAACCCAAATTGACACTGTACCCACTGGATCAACTGAACAATTTATCGAATGCGGCTGACTCAGGGAGGCTACAGGAGTCGCTGGTGGTGCACGATCTTTTAAATAATCTATTAGGATTAAGTGGTACCTATATTAGATACAATAACGATTACGACCCATACAAGGGCGGCGTCCCTGAGTTCAAAGTGGTCAAGAAGATGGATGCCTCATTGAAATCAATTAGCAAGAAAATGTTACAGTTGGGTAGTTACTATGTCGCTTTGACTCACGCTTCTGAGAAATGGTCCGATATATCCTATGGAATAGTTCTTCAACGGCTGAGTTATGAAATTCGAAAGTTCATTAACGATGTATATCTAAAACTTATTGTGGAGCGACTGGAACGAGAGTTCAAGGAAAACCCTACTTTTTCAATTAGAGAAATGAAGCAAATAATCAACGATACCGAGGTCGGGAAACAACTAAGCATATTACACAATTTAGTATTGGAGATTGACGATGAAATGCGCGTTAGAAGTACAACAGATTTGAGTCAGATGTCCTTGGATGGGCTGATGTCAGAGTTAAACGAATTTAGTCAAGATGATGATCTGATGCCAATATTGATTGAGAGGAAGATCTCTCCCGTTGCAAAAGGTGGCACCATCCTTAAGATTCTCCATAAAATGATTTTGGAGAATCTGGGGGACCGATCTAGTGTTGAGTTTATGcgtttgttgttgataaGTATTAGTGACAACTACTACAAAGTCCTGGATGATTGGATGACGCAGGGGGAATTGAACGATCCTTACGACGAATTTATGATTGTGAACACAATGAAGAATATCACAAATATGAATATCACAAACCCAACGGAATGTGATAGGATATGGCTGACACAGTACGGTATTCGGAAAGATGGGCTGCTTGCCAAATTTGAAGGCACTAACGGTAACTCTTTGCTCTTTAAAATCTTAACGACTGGTAAGCTGTTAAACTTGATAAGGAGGACTTTGGACATCACTAAGATCCCACTCGGGGAACCTAATGGGTCAATGGCGTCTCCACTGGACAATTTCCACGTGTCTAATTTTGTGGAGTTACTAGAGGGCACAAATTTCGAGCTTTACGTTGACAAATGGTATAACAGGGCGAACAAACTGAGTCTGAAGCTACTGTTCAATGGGTACAATTTAACGACCATTTTATTGGATTTACAGAGCCAGTTCTTTGGCTTTAAGAATGGTAATTCATGGAATGCGTTTTACGACCTAAGTATAAATGACTTGACCCGACAGTTctccaacagcaacaggatGTTTATGGAGAGTAAACTTTCGCACAATTTCAAGCTCCGGAAACATGATGGAGGCAAGGAGAGACTGGTCCCCTATCTAATGACGTTACAAATGGGTGCTCGGCCCTTCCGCGATCTGATAACTGAATACATTAAAAGTGAGAATCAGACTGTAAGAGAAAATAACGCCACTGGAGATGGGCGTATATCCAATTTTGATACTTTAAGGGACATGGTGATGCAAGAGTTCGAACAAGCGATTTCGTCCACAGCAGAGACTaacagttcttcaacgtcGAACACCCCCCCACAGGCGAGCATTCACTACTTAAAATTTGACATTCCGATTCCATACCCGTTAAACGTAGTGGTGAACCGATCGTGCATCTCGCAGTACCAACTGATAAATAGATACCTCAATTTGCTGAATTACCACAGTAAAATACTCGACGAGACGTGGATAgagatcaacaagaacaagatctGGAAGTACAAGGGATTTAGCGGCGATATTCAGAAGGGGATCATCCGCCGAGCACGAATCGTCCATAACTCCATGAACAATTTCGTGAAATGTATCAGTGAGTACTTCTACCAGGATGTGATTGACCACGAAATGTCGCGTTGCTACGAGCAATCGAGCCTCGTGTCCGTCACCAATCTCCAGAACGCGCTGACGGAGAGTCTCACAAACATCTTGCACGATGGCTGCGTGATAGAACTGATTGAcctccaattgcaaatatTTGATATCATCAACAAGTTCTGCAAATTCGTCACCTCCATGAGACGAAGGCTGTGTAGGCTAGACTACAACCTGTACAAGCACTACTTCGGAGCTGAAGACGAGGCGGGCAACGGCtacaacgaggaggacTTGATCAGCAAAGTCCCCGAGTACGCCGAATTCGTGTCCCAAGTGGACCACAGTTTCCGCCAACACAGAGACGCCATGTTGGAAGGCATGTGGCACCGTTACAATGGGACCCAGCACCCGTTGATGGCCCTGCGGAACCAGATGGCTGCGGTCTCGGACCATGGCAACCGCCTCATGGCAAGCTGCCGCTACGGGGGCATCCACTAA
- the ATG7 gene encoding Atg7p (similar to Saccharomyces cerevisiae ATG7 (YHR171W); ancestral locus Anc_5.66), which yields MSQGIGHLKYGPSFQSFIDASFFQELSRLKLEVLKLNEQKVPLYSKMDLLAIPESSNSASLFLGKQNFEVESATDDGNGLTVDGAIYNFNTLEEFKSLDKQRFLHDRAADVWEACQTNINNCFKFSIISFADLKTYKYYYWVCVPALIHANVSISVARNLSVSREISETAHSWFKLYPNDWVAVLTEHDTICAYSLEAAKTCKALYLRDCCNVKNTPSTITKTILSKYYSDCPERKELDVFFFREMSSSFGYTLEFQSNGAEQDSVDAWKISGWERNVSGKLVPRFADLSKLIDPLKVSEQSVDLNLKLMKWRIVPDLNLDIVKKSRVLILGAGTLGCHVSRSLLAWGVRKITLVDNSNISLSNPVRQPLFRFQDCGKPKAGVAAQALKDIFPMVDATGIQLTVPMIGHPIINDAKEEEEYNTLVRLIDEHDAIFLLMDSRETRWLPSVLGDVKGKIVISAALGFDSYLVIRHGIYQRDEDGGGKRLGCYFCHDVVVPTDSLADKTLDQMCTVTRPGVALMASAQAVELLVSILQNGIARDTPNNSKSILGDIPHQIRGFLNHFTTLKLETPAYEHCPACSSSVVEKCRELGWKFVQNSLNDSEYIEELSGLKTMKMELEEQLNSLNMDETQFDDNFEIIA from the coding sequence ATGTCACAAGGCATTGGTCACCTGAAGTATGGACCTAGTTTCCAATCTTTCATTGATGCATCGTTTTTCCAAGAGCTGTCTAGGCTCAAGTTAGAAGTACTGAAACTGAATGAGCAAAAAGTGCCACTTTACTCCAAGATGGACCTTCTAGCGATTCCTGAAAGTAGCAACAGCGCTTCTTTATTTCTGGGTAAgcaaaactttgaagtgGAGTCGGCGACTGACGATGGCAACGGTCTGACTGTCGATGGTGCGATTTACAACTTCAATACCTTAGAAGAGTTTAAGTCTCTAGATAAGCAGAGGTTTTTGCATGACAGAGCTGCAGATGTCTGGGAAGCATGTCAGACCAACATTAACAATTGCTTCAAGTTCAGCATTATCAGTTTTGCAGACCTGAAAACGTACAAGTATTATTATTGGGTTTGTGTACCAGCCTTGATCCACGCAAACGTATCAATCTCTGTTGCACGTAATCTAAGCGTCTCAAGGGAAATATCTGAAACTGCCCATAGTTGGTTCAAGCTATATCCAAACGACTGGGTTGCCGTTCTGACGGAGCACGACACGATTTGCGCTTACTCCCTAGAAGCGGCCAAAACATGTAAAGCGTTGTATCTGAGGGACTGTTGCAACGTCAAGAACACTCCCTCGACCATAACAAAGACTATCCTGTCTAAGTATTATAGCGACTGTCCTGAGAGGAAAGAACTTgatgttttctttttcagaGAGATGAGTTCAAGTTTTGGCTATACCTTGGAATTCCAGTCGAACGGTGCTGAACAGGATTCTGTGGATGCCTGGAAAATAAGTGGGTGGGAGAGAAATGTATCCGGAAAGCTTGTACCGCGGTTTGCAGATCTGAGCAAGTTAATAGATCCCTTGAAAGTATCTGAACAATCGGTGGATTTGAATCTGAAGCTAATGAAATGGAGGATTGTTCCTGATTTGAATTTAGATATAGTTAAGAAGTCAAGAGTTTTGATTCTTGGGGCTGGAACATTGGGATGTCACGTTTCGCGAAGCTTACTTGCTTGGGGTGTAAGAAAGATTACTCTTGTGGATAACAGTAACATATCGCTTTCTAATCCCGTGAGGCAGCCGCTGTTTCGGTTTCAAGATTGTGGTAAACCAAAGGCTGGAGTTGCAGCACAAGCACTAAAAGATATATTCCCAATGGTGGACGCAACAGGGATACAACTGACCGTACCTATGATAGGCCACCCAATAATAAATGATgcaaaagaggaagaagaatatAATACGTTAGTCCGCCTCATAGATGAACATGAcgccatttttttgctgatGGATTCAAGGGAGACACGATGGTTACCCTCGGTCTTAGGGGATGTCAAGGGTAAAATTGTCATAAGTGCTGCTCTAGGGTTTGACAGTTATCTAGTTATAAGGCATGGTATTTACCAAAGGGATGAGGATGGAGGGGGTAAAAGGTTAGGATGTTACTTCTGTCAtgacgttgttgttccGACTGATAGTTTGGCAGATAAAACATTGGACCAAATGTGTACAGTGACGAGACCCGGGGTTGCGCTAATGGCCTCAGCCCAGGCAGTAGAGTTGTTAGTATCAATTTTGCAAAACGGCATTGCTAGAGATACCCCCAATAATTCAAAGAGCATTTTGGGTGATATCCCTCATCAGATCAGAGGGTTTTTGAATCATTTTACAACACTGAAGTTAGAAACCCCCGCATATGAACATTGCCCGGCTTGCTCGAGCTCAGTTGTTGAAAAATGCAGGGAACTAGGTTGGAAATTTGTTCAGAATTCATTGAATGATTCCGAATacattgaagaattgaGCGGATTAAAGACCATGAAGATGGAGTTGGAAGAACAGTTGAATAGTCTTAATATGGATGAAACTCAATTTGATGATAACTTCGAAATAATAGCATAA
- the THP2 gene encoding Thp2p (similar to Saccharomyces cerevisiae THP2 (YHR167W); ancestral locus Anc_5.71) encodes MSSEHSESEYFDSLCELDQHLLSNHESLQNTLDQLSSLVGNLSSSDNAGTDADAIGLLDELSTQFEDLLSTSVDLKYNKYHTRECQILHAKNLQSINWNLSRSQFGPNLREYVTYIETINKNSLEYLNLLGTYAVDLARQIEISDPSVSHFDIDDWKPPRKLLEILDKFQSEDCEPIKIRDELQSYLDNIKLSRAKFTLENKHILQDKLGVLSKEVSYWRKEWDNIENMMFGEGSDSMRSMLQTVDSLRSKINDENTDIEMS; translated from the coding sequence ATGAGCAGTGAGCACAGTGAAAGTGAATACTTTGATTCGCTATGTGAATTAGACCAGCATTTGCTATCGAATCACGAGTCGTTACAGAATACCTTGGATCAACTAAGCAGTCTGGTGGGAAATTTGTCCAGCTCTGATAATGCTGGCACGGACGCCGATGCTATTGGTTTGCTGGATGAACTCTCGACACAATTCGAGGACTTATTGTCCACTTCTGTTGATCTGAAGTACAACAAGTATCATACGAGGGAGTGCCAAATTTTGCATGCCAAGAACTTACAGTCCATAAATTGGAACTTGTCGAGATCACAGTTTGGTCCAAATTTGAGGGAGTACGTCACCTATATTGAAACAATTAATAAAAACTCTTTGGAGTACTTGAATCTTTTAGGGACATACGCTGTGGATCTCGCTCGCCAGATTGAAATATCAGACCCGAGTGTGTCGCACTTTGACATCGATGACTGGAAACCTCCAAGAAAGCTGCTGGAAATATTAGACAAGTTCCAATCTGAGGACTGTGAACCTATAAAGATTCGGGATGAACTGCAAAGCTATTTAGATAACATAAAACTATCTAGGGCGAAATTCACTCTGGAGAATAAGCACATCCTGCAAGATAAATTGGGCGTTCTGAGTAAAGAGGTTAGCTATTGGAGGAAAGAATGGGATAACATCGAGAACATGATGTTCGGTGAGGGTTCTGACTCCATGAGAAGCATGCTACAGACCGTAGATTCTCTAAGATCGAAAATAAACGATGAAAACACTGATATCGAAATGAGCTAA